The genomic window TAAACCGCTCCGTCTGAAGATTTATACCGCAACTTGTCCGTAAATTTACTCGAGGCGTAATTTGCCCTAAACAATCCATAAAACGAGCAAAGGGTCCATCAGCGGTTTAACGGGGATGAGGGAGAAGACGACGAGGATCACGGATCCTCGGATTTTGGACCTCGGGAAGACGAGGTTTTGTCATCGCGTCCCGTCTTCCTATTCTGTCTCTTCTCACCGCGTATTAGCATTTTCGCAATCCCTCCTTTTGTTCTTCCACTAGATACATATAACATACAGATAATCAACGGCAGATGCCCGAGAGATTTCGGGGACCTTCCCGCACTTTTACTATACTACCTCGGGAGGACGGAGGACGGATCGTGCGCTACTAAATTTATGGTTGGCGCCCCCGGTCCCTCGTAGGGCCCCGACCACCGAACTTCGCTCTCCCAGACCCCTGCTGCACGTCTCTGGCGACGACGTTTTCTCTCTTATATATACCTACCAACGATCCAGACTTTTCACGAAGGTGCGGGGAAGAAGGGGAGACGATGGAAGAACCTTCGAGAGGACGGGATATGGTACAAACTCATCTTCCTAGACGATAATGTATCGAacgagttgaaattttttttatatcgtaCGTTGTTTCGTTTTGCAAGTCTTGCTTCTAGGGTCCAATCAACTGCTTTTCGTTCCATCGCATCGCGGTATATTTACCTTGATTCCGCTCCTGatcgaataaataataaactgtCTAATCAGATATTTAATTACTGTACGCACGACTGTTGTActgtcgaaaaataaattaagcGCCTGAATCCGCAGTATCAGAAGTAAGTTAGTGAAAAATAGACGCGTTAATCTTTATCGTCAGAAgccgaaaaatgaattcttgGAGTACGAATTAATTAGAATATATTTCGGCAACGAGTaattaatttctattctttatcACAATTCGTTgtgtaagaaaaatgtttcaaattccgaaaagaaaaatgtacatGAAAATCGGATCTGTAAATTATTTAGATAATTAAACACTCTTCTGGATGTGCCGTACGATCGTAATtatcgatttgaaaaattgacttatttttttttcacgatcaaTCTTCACCTGTATTTTCGTAAATAGTTCGAATACATTCGAGGAACAACCGAACCACCGGTTGAAACATTACGTGTCACGAATAGACGGGAATGCAGGGAGCAACAGCCCCCTGCGGTGTGTCCTGAAGGGTAAAGCCACGCACGCAGCTACCGGTAACCAACCACCCACAGTTTTTCCTTCTCCTTGTAAGAATCCGTCCCCTAAAGCAGATAGGAAACGTATTTTATACACTTGAGTAATATCTGAGATGCCGGAATacaagtataaatatatgcgtgGATGCCCGTTTGTGACATAATGGCTGCTTTGCCAAGCCACCTCCCGCGGTTTGTTTTGAAGGGTGATGACTACGTACTTAACGAACAGCGGATCTGGATTCTAAACCCTCGTAAAGGCGGCAGTTTATTGAACGCCATTTGCATTTCCGtggttgttttcttttttcctatttttttttttttttgtttttcatccaaCTCAAAGTTTTCCATCAATCTGCTGTAAGGAATTTCTTCCATCTCCGAGTGCAAATGTCGTCGGTAAAATTTTGTGCTTGTTGCGTATTTGATCAATTGTACAATTTGCAACTTATAGCTTTTCGCAATTCCATTCCAAAGGGCTTAATGCGAACCTGCGAATTGAATGATATTGTTTATCTCGTCCTAATGCTCGTCGCGAGAGAAAATATTCTCTTCAACTCGAAATGAGTCTCGCGGTTTCGAGTGTAACTACGTTCTTGGTCTTCTTGCAGGTGATTTAAATCTGTACCAATTAAGTGAATGGAAATCAAAGATCGCGCGCTCAGCGGGTTCCTCGCTTTATCTCAGATCGTGGTTAAAAGCCGTCAGGACGGGGGGAGAACGGTTGCCGAAGAACAGGTAATCCGATTATATCTCTTTAGGGTTATCAAGATTCGGAATTTTCACCGCGCTGCTTATCGGCGAAACGATCATCTTCCGAAAAGCCGGAGCAAAAATATGACGTAGTTTGTTGGACGGTTTtcggagagaaagaagaaaaaaattcagacacGTCCGCGCGAGCTACGCGATccgtaagaaataaaatgtgcgtaaaaaaaaaatttgcacgcCTTGCCAAATTCACTCGCATAAAATACCAGGCAAGAAGAAACGAATACGGGAAGATAAAGGGAACACGAGTTTTCATTGGAATCCCCGTAAAATCGAGGGAATAACGCGCGGCCAGGTGGAAgagaaattatttcgatttggGGAGTGAGCGGTGATATATGTATCGTCAAATTGGAACCGGTTAAGAGGAATTAGCTTCCTGCTGCGTggcgcttttcaaaatcttgcGAACCGAATTCACGCACGCCCGTCACTATCATCCCGAATCACGTTGCGAACCGTTTCCTCTTCCTCGGCTGTCCGCGGGACTCCCGATGCGTGGTTCGTATTTCGCTCGAAATCCTGCAGATCCCACGGGAGGACAGGGACCCCCGTCGGCGCATCCCGCCTCGATTCATTGTCCAATCTCTGTGTGTTGCCGTCGTCGAGTGCATCAAAGCTTCGTGTGAGTTCCGACCGggtatttcaaaaaaaaaaaaaaagaaagaaaaaatcacacacacacacacgtaaaGAAGTGTGCAAGGGTTCAGGAATGGTTactcttcaagtttcaccgaAACGCAGAGCTTGTCGTGTGTAACTGAAGTTCGCtacattcaaaataaaattaaaataaactcacacggcgtagtttactcaacgagtgggtgtgaaaaatcagaaaaaccaaaaatccGAAACAAAGAAGGATCAAAGTGATGCCATTTCACCAAGTCGGAAATTTACAAAACTGGTAATCATCGATCActcgaaatttcgatgttacagacttttaaattttttcgttttcgcattttcggaactttgacttgtcggagtTACGTCCTTTCGGCACTCtgcactttcggaattttgagctttgggtttcggaccattcgaaactttgatgcgtcgtcaaagtttgattcctTTACTTCAAGTATCAGCacgaaatattcaaaatttagcGCGCTCGGAACGCTTGAAACTCGGAAATTCAACCCGCCCCGTTTGTTTTGATTCGGCAGAGTCGAACCTTCGGACAGTCGCTCGTTTCTTCAGTCGAATATTGACCGTGAACAGTTTGACGTCGGTGACGTTAGTTTAGTGATGGTGCCGATCGACGGAGGCTTCGAATTGGCAGCTGCGTCGGAGTTTCCGGTGAGTATATCGCATATTACAGTGGCTGGCTCGGTCTAATTGTCGATGGATTCAATTCGGGTGCAGGGTGACTGCTTCCGTTGTTTATCTAGTGTGTTATACGCCTACACACGATGTCTTCGTCAATTAGGGCAGTGACGTACGCGTCTGACAGATTCATACAGGTATAATGCCTAGCCGTTGCGCGGAATAAAATTCCCAGGTTTCCTTCCTTCGCGCGATGATAGGACCGAGTTAATGCCTCTGAGAGATGGGAGGAGGAcgaagcagcgcttacctcGTCAAAATATCAATAGGCACGCTTAGAAATAACCGGCCGATCATCGCCGTCCTCGTCGAAGCCTCTGCTATTAAGTGGATCAGACGGATTAGGGTTTTCTGCTCGCGCTTTATAATTATCGGTGATTAAAAGCTGCCTGCTTATGGCTTCAGGTATCCCGACGCGCCGTTTTCGGCCCATTTTAAAAAGCTCGCAAGTCACTCGACGCCCGGGATCTTCCACGTTCgtttacaattatttactCTCACGCGGAGCGGGTCTTTCACTATTTGCAAAATCGAGACGAGATTATTCACTGCGCTCTCAATCGCGGAAGCTGCAATTCCGACGATGCGATGCTCGGTTATACCGCGAGTctttttgagagaaaaaagtggaaaatcGGGGAAAGGATTGGCCGGTTGAAGGCTCTCGCTGAGTGCATCTTCCCAACATCTCGGACCGACTTTTTTTGTACCCTTGTCTAAGGTAATAGCCGACCCATCCTGCTCGCCTTACCTGAGTGGGTTCTTGGACCGGCGGTTGAACTTATTCGCATCTCATTAACCACGGCAAAACTTAGGTACCTGGAGTATTGAATGCGCCGGATCAAGCCTTTGAAAAAACGAAGTAAAAGACCATCGTTTACACGCGATAATATAGTTgctttttcaatatttagcTCCTTTCTCGTCACTTATTTCGTATTATGAACTctggatgaaagaaaaagaatatcaGGGCACAGGAGTATGCCAAAATCGACTTTACGACGCGATGGAGGAATCCTTGAGAAATCACATTGTGAGAATTAACCGTCTGTGAGAAATCGCGGTGCGGATCAGGGTTAGTACATCGCGTGGTGACCGATGGAGGTCATTCGGGTTCAAGGGTCAAGACGTTAAAGTCACTCCGAGTACCGGTAAAACGATTTGTGAACGAAGACTTGAGAGAGAACGCCCATAGTCTTATTCGGGAATTGTggtggaggaaaaaaaaaaaaaaaaaaaatgaaaaaatctctCCGCGAACGAGGAAATTGGTATAATTTGAGGAGATGTGCGTCTGTAGTGTGAACATCTATAATACAGTTTCGGAACCTATTCACGCGTGGCGAAATAGGTACATACTTGCATACCTTAAACCAGACATGGAATAATGTCTGAGTAGTGAATTTCACTCGACCTTATGCGCGGCACGGATGTTGAGCCTGCGGATGAGATAGTAAAACGGTAATAACCTAGAAGCAAATGTACAAAAAAGGGCGGTAAGGAAAGGTAAAGAACCGAGAACTTGGAGTTGAAGTATGTGCTGCAGAAGTGTCGGACGAGCTTAGAAACTCGACTATAACTATTATTCGGTTCACGAATAACGCATTACGGGTAAAGCTTGAACCACTTTGCGACGCAGCGTGAACGTGTATCTCAGCGATTTCTCGGGCCGTAACTTTACTCGTAAATTTACTAATAACTCCTCGAGGTGAAGTTCACTCCTTGCGGCAACTATCGTGCTCGCGATACGTGGCGCCAGATGAACGAATTATCGCCGATTTCAATTGCCCgctaaataattttatccaaTATTATCTGTGCTACTGGTTCccactttattttttatccaatttcCACGCATTAGACGTTATTTTGTACTTCGGTTGAATTCGACAAACCCGTGTTGGATTAATTTTGTGCTCAGTTTCggaggaattttttcaccaacatTTATAACCACGCACTAATTCTTCCGTATTTGACCTTTACCGCGTTCTAGGAGAACTTGACACATTTCTACTTGCAGggttaaattttaaacaacgGTCAACTCGCGCTTGTCCAAGTTCTGGATAGAACTAACCAACTTCGCCCCGAGCTTTACTCTGAAAATTTGCACGACTTCGTTCCACGCGCATTTTCAAAGTCATATAGTTGATTCTCGGAACGGAATTGCTtggttgagaaatttttcccGAAGAAATCGCCGCTGCGTGTTTTCCAGCTCTAGAATCTAGATTATAGCCGGAGCCGGGTGGGCAAGACTCGGACATTGTAACGACGAAGGTTTCCTTTATTGCGCAAGGTTGAATTAGAGAGTAGTAAAGCTTAATTTCTCTCCTAATCCTCGGCATCAGCGCGTTGCATATTCACGTGTAAATCTGCAAATCGCTGCAGCTCTCATGCGCCGCGCTACGCTCAGAGACTCTTCCTTCCGCTCTTACAAGTTCCATTCAATTAGATACTGCACGGAACTCGTAAAGATGCGTGCAGTTTCACGACGAATCGTAAATGTTTCGCACCCTGCACCGCCGTATTAAACCTCCTGTTACTTTGCTCTCGAAGTAACGATTCTCCACGCGTTATACATactatacgtatgtataagcGTCTCTCTTCTCCCGGGAAGATATTTTACTCCTTAAAAGGATCATTTTTCCACTACCCAGATTATCTCTCACGGTCATAGATGTTTCCAACGAATTATCTTTCACATACAACGTCGAGATTTTGACTCGAATTTGGACAAATTTTACTACTGCAAAAATTTGGgagattttttaacaaaatggtaaataatttacagcttaattttcattgtctgtacagaatgaaaatcaattgTACGATATACGGGTtttgagaaaagagaaaaagaaattctctgATACGATTGAAGAGAAGATTAAATATTCTCAGGAAAATGACTCAATGTTCGGGCTTGGATATAAAACTGACTAGAATTCAAAAAACGTCAAACCtgtcgatgaaaaattcaaagttttcGGTGCCCTGCGTAAACTTGTTTCTTAAAATACGGCAATTTCCTGGGGGTCGGTAAAGCATTCGAAAACCTTTTACGCGTAAGGATAGTTGTGAAAACGGAAATGATACAGGCgtacgaaggaaaaagagaaatgtcAACGAAAGCTGCCGCGGGAGGTGGTCTATGGTTTCCATGCTGGAAGTGGGAACTCTTACAGGACTCTATAAGACACGCGGCTACGATGATAGAAAATAACACATCCGAGGAAGTTTTTCCGGCTCGTTTAGTCACGTGTCAAAATTTGTAAAGGTTCGTGCGGTCAAGAGGATCCGGACTCCGGCGATCTCGGTTGGCAGTCGTCTCGAATTTGTGTCAAATGGTGGGACGAATCGACGTGCGGTGCCGCAAGGTCTTCGACGACGAACTTGAGGAAGGGCCGGTTCGCTTGCGGTAAGGACTGGAGGGTCCTCTCTACACGGGGAACCTGTAGCACCTCGACAGGAAGCGGGCAGCAGAGTTCTTAATTATAATATCTGACCTGCACGCTGGGTGTTACTTAACTTTCGATAAATACTGCTTCTCCCGCCGGGCCGCGTGTACGAGGCGCGTTTCCTATACTCGAAAAATACTCACTGCCAGGGGGATTTCAGGGCGGGTTATAACCCGCGGGGCGAAACGGGGTGCGGGAGACTTGTAGAGGCTCTCAAATTGCGATGAAACCTGGCACCAATGTGTCTCACCGGGTTTCGGGTGACAACGGGACCACCGATGTTGCTGCTTGTCTTTCAAATATCCTTCCTTCTTAACTCAAACGGCCGGCGAGCTACGCTGGAAATATACCCTATCCCCGCGCAATATTGGAGTACCACTTTATCACTGCGTGGATTGTTCCGGTAATTGATTATCCAGAATTAAGAGTCCTCCGTGTCCTCTTATAATTCTCGATTGGCAAAAGTCGGAAGTGGAATATTACCTCTGTGGTAGGAAGGCCTAATTACAGTCCTCTCGGTCAAAAGATCCGCTCCAACAATGGAGAACTCCAGGTATCCAGAATTCTCCTCGggtccttttttttctcatttccgAGACAAGGAATTACGACAGCTCCTCCAATTTTCGCTCTGCGAGGAAAATTTAAATTGCGACGGAGATTGTAcgatgtttgaaatttttctgggATAAATGTATCATCGTACGACGGGATTGTAAAGAGACGAATTTCACCTTTGCCTTTTAATTATATGTTTTATTTCTCTCAGTCTCGTACGGAATGTTGAAAGTTACTTTCGTCacgttatataaatatacatctAGCCTAGGTCGCttatttcgtattttactCAATCATAATAGTATGTTATACATAAACGCTTGAGATTTTTCCTTATAAACTACGTTACCAAAATAATCTGCGTATACGCAAAAACGATATGATACAATATTTACACCGCTGGTCTGGACCGGCCTATATTATACTTTACAGATTAGGTATTCTATTTACATAAATGgcttatataaaaaatatacatacatatatatatatatccatatatcgATTTTCAGTGCGTTatcattaatttcaaattccgcgtgtctctttttcattttatcttgCTTACACTCTAAGCAAATTACGTACATATACAATAATGTACGTAAAATACTAATGGCTGAATAATTGTCAGGTGCAGTTTTTAGCGTATCACAGGAGTCTTAAAATAAGAATTTGTATATACTGGCACTACGTACtgcgtataatataaacgTACGTCGAACGTACGCGTgatcaaaaaagaaaaaaaaaaaatgaaaaacggggaaaccaacaacaagaacaacaacaaacTCGCGCGAATCGTGCTATTGAAGCAAGTCGTAGAGCGCAGTTATGTACGATTGGGCCATCTGCAGGGTCTCGTACTTGGAGAGTTGCCTGTCATTTCCGAGAGACGGAAGATAGGTGCGAAGTCTGTCGAAGGCCTTGTTGAGGTTCTGCATCCGGCGTCGCTCCCTGGCATTCGCCGCGAGTCTTCTCTTCCGAACAACCGTCGTGCTAACGTCCTTTCCTCTCCTTGCAGGCTCGCTGCAGGACTCTTGTTCCATGTCGCTGTCCTCGGCGTCGCTCTCCTCGAGGTCCATCCTGTCCGAAAGACCGCCACTGCTGGTGCTCACGACGCTCTGCCTCGAGGACGACATCTTATCCGTTTCAATTCTCGCCACGGATCTCTCGAGCAGATCGTTCGTCATGGTCGTAGGATTTTTAGCCGGAACCAACAACGTCTTGTACTTCTTGTCCTGCTGCGAGGCGCACGTCTCCGATTCCGAGGATACCGATGTCGTGGCCGGGCTTATGGACCTCAGACTCGCCGCTGGACTCGGTGTGTGCCAACCGTCGCTGTTGTGGTCGTAGGCGAGACACTGAGACGTCGATAATGCGCCGAGGGTGCTCACCGGTGGCAATCCGTTCTTCTCCTTGATGTACGTGTAGCTTGGAAGCTCGAGGTAAGTCGCAAGGACGTCTTCCTGGGGTGGGAAGAGGTATCCGTATCGGAACATTTCTTGCAATTCCATGACAACCACTCGCACTTATCTCCACGACTTTATTGTTTACGATTGTATACTTATTGGTCTTTATGTAGTTGAAGTGTCCTTTGTACGATATATTATCAGATCCAAACGTCAACTCCGCGCACTGGCTTTAAGGACATGAGACAAATATCTCGCGAGCTTTATTCTGGCTGACTTAGGTACGGTGGAACAAGATCGAGCTTATGCTCCAGTTTTTACGACGACAAGGTACCGACTACTACTATACTCAACACCGCAGCTCGACTAACGAAGGGATTCTGAGCGGCCTCGGGAGTCTCGCCAGGATTTATGCGATCCCAGGACGAGGCACCCTTACGCAGCACGTGCCGCAGGACCAATCGGATGCCAGGATTTTCCCCACTTCGTGTTCCGTCGAGTTTGGGGACGCCCAGAGGTAATGCAACAGGTGGTCTGGCGCCTCGATCCTCTCGCGCCTTGATCTTCACTGCAGGCACTACGGCCACCCTATAACGCCCATTTCTATCCATACACCCATGGCATCTATGTCCCCCCCTGCTCTGTGCACTTGCGCGAGGAAGTCGATCGTAGGTGAAAGTGTCGGCAGGTACATCGAGGAGCTCATTCAAGGCCCGAGACTCCGCTACCTGTTCAGGGTGCCTTGTTTTTTACCCTTACATCAATCGACGGGCACCCCTGTCCACCTTGTGCGATTCGCATCAAAATTCATATGTTCATTCGTACGCGTATGATTGATTTTCAGTTTCacagtgtgaaaaataaaggaCCAGCTGACTACATTCAGATTTCGAAGGGATCTTGTGACCGAAACTGCGGAGCAATGATCAGCTTGGACGAGTGACTTCCAGTGCCGACAAAACGAACAACCACCAAGGTGAGTTTTGAAATCCTGAATCATCGTCCGTAGatgttctcatttttttctgaTCAAGTGCCGAACAACTTTATTTTTGCAGGCCATTCACCGTGATGGGATCAACTGTCGGAGGATACTAGCTTGAACATTTGTTCGATAACCTTTCGTATACGCATACCTAAAGTCATAGGTGCGCAGCACGTGTTTGAACCTCGTCTTCCAAGTGCTTACACGACGCGGTCGCAGGTATCCTCTCGGGTCAATCGCGATGCGTTATTAGAGAGAAGAACGAGGCGCGGAATAACACTTGAGAATTACTGCGAAGGTGTGTATTATGTGGCTGTATGGATGTGGGTCTATTTTAACCTGCAGTCAGCCGAGAAAAAATCGAGTTGACTGTCTCTCGGACCTTGCGGGATGAAAGAATTCGAATCGTAGGTATACTTCACATGAAACTCCATTTTTGAAACAAGTCGCAAGCGTTACTCTCtatgtttttattcttttctttttcatactGCGACTTGGACGGACCCGATGCGTCATCGCCTGATAACATCCTGCGATTCATTATTTCCGCGAACACCGCTTTGACGTAGACAACTGTGCGAGGCGTGGTTATAGATATATGTAGACGCTTTTGAGGTATGCATTTCGAATCACACacctataaaaatattaaaaactctTCAAAACCCGACCCCAACTCGACCCTCGAaatattgatttaaaaaacagGAATTTTTATAGCAGATTCACGATGTTACCTCCATACATTGTGATCCGTGACCGGTTTGAATTTAGAGATTTTTCTCACGGTTGCGTATTTCAAATGTCCTTGCAGGTGTgttttgcttgttttttatAACGAAAATATAGAGAGGTGGACGAATTCATCCGAGGACAATGCGACAAGAAGTATGCCTGTCATAAGTAGATTCTCTGGTCTTGTAATGAATGTGCAAATATGATTCATTGTCAAATTTCGCTACTGGAACAGATGGTTCCCGATGTTAGACTGCTCGATCCACTGTAATTTTTCAGTTCCGTACTTACCATCGAAGTAGGTTTGATGTTCccgagaaagagaaatttacGCCAACCGATGGAACCGCACGGAGTTAATCATTCCGGAATCTTTTGTGTAAACAGTCGTTTGGTATGACTTTGGGGGAGACGgcgaattttgtgaaatttctgTTTCACCCTAAATTATctacgtgaaaatattttcgtcagTGTGTTTGGAGACGAGCTATTGTGAGGCCGTACTTGCGGGACGGTTAGTAAATTACGAATTAAGATCTGTAGGTGAAATCAGAATGATCCCAGAGGCGTAAGAAAATAGTGGACAGCCATCTGTCATTAGCATATACGCGACGCCAAAGATCAAgagaaattcttgaaaattccGTCATGCGAGCTTGCTCGTCGGTCCTTTGTGGTATAAAATAATAGCTACAACACAATGCACATCTCACCGCGAAATGACGAGAGGCCCGAGTTCGCCGCTCTTCCCGTAGGCATCTTATTAGGTCTATTGTGATTTAGATCAATCTCCGAGGGCATTTCTGCCCACATCTTTACCTACAGTGGCATTATATCttacacatgtatgtatatatatacatatatatatatatatttttatttttccgtgACACCGGTCTctttgatttcgaaaaatactaaaattcCATGGTGTATGGTATTCAATTTGCGTTCCGCGGCACGTGCGAATTCCAATTTCTGCTAACGAGCTCCTGAAAGGCTTCAAATTTACGGCATGCGCTCCGCCGCGCTGCATTTATGTACTTATCGACTTTGCCCGCGTGTTTCGGCCGCTAGCTGGCCATAGCTTGGCGTATTTCCCGCGATTCTATGCACGATCTCGCGGGCACGTGTATATCCAGACTTCTCCGCAAATTGTTATACCCGGAGACCCTTCTTTCGGTCCCTAATGGAGTCCGCGGGTAATTGGTCCAGAAGAGCCTaatagaaggaaaaaagagCCCGAGCGCAGGCAaatttatacctatacctgCGTATACGCCGTAGAGGAAGGCTAGTAAACACCCGGCTGTAACAAAGGGAGGAAAATAATAGATCTGCGTTGAAATACACTTTGAGATACAGAAGGTTATTTGAagcgagaggaaaaaaaaaatacactccGGCTACGAGCAACGGATTAACCTGGTTTAATCCTCTGTCCTTCGGAAATATAATAGAGGAGGTTCACTCTCCGTGCGGCTCCAGACAATGCAACTGAATTGACTACATCTGCAAAAAGGGTGCAAATACCTGGGCAGAACCAAGGTCCAGTTACATCCTTACTCGCTCAATTAGCGAAAACAGGCACAGGTATAAGGGCTGAGGTTCTCCCCGTTGAAATGTCGCGACGCTACGCTTATACGGTGgtccctcctcctcctcctcctcctgcaCCAGGGAACCCGATCTCTGTCATTCCCGAATATCTTTGTCTCTCTCCCACGCCTCGTCTTGGGTTTCGCGATCGCCTCGTCCTTCTCAAAACCCAAAAACTCGCGTAAAGTAGTCTGGGTTTAGATCAATCAGATCAGGGGATCGAGGAAGAAGCAGTGCTCCTGGGAGAAGAGAGTCCGAAACACAGAGGACGAAACGGATAACTAAACTCTTTTTCCGCAACGCGTACAGATTAGGATGATTAAGCCTCGCTCGACTTACGAATTTATTAGGTCCATCAGTTAAGTTTCGCCCATAGAAGGATACAGGATTCCCGTATACGAAACCGGCAATTATAACCCGCAGCTCTGATCCGGCCCACTTCGTTCAGACCGAAACCACCATGGCACACGGAAATCTTTCTACAAGCGTTTAAACtgcattatatatacatatatataatacaccgCGGTTTGCGAAGTGGGCAGAGCGCCAGGCTGTTCACCAAACTCCTGTTGTATAGTTACTA from Neodiprion lecontei isolate iyNeoLeco1 chromosome 1, iyNeoLeco1.1, whole genome shotgun sequence includes these protein-coding regions:
- the LOC107222744 gene encoding protein atonal-like; the protein is MELQEMFRYGYLFPPQEDVLATYLELPSYTYIKEKNGLPPVSTLGALSTSQCLAYDHNSDGWHTPSPAASLRSISPATTSVSSESETCASQQDKKYKTLLVPAKNPTTMTNDLLERSVARIETDKMSSSRQSVVSTSSGGLSDRMDLEESDAEDSDMEQESCSEPARRGKDVSTTVVRKRRLAANARERRRMQNLNKAFDRLRTYLPSLGNDRQLSKYETLQMAQSYITALYDLLQ